From Parasphaerochaeta coccoides DSM 17374, a single genomic window includes:
- a CDS encoding fimbrillin family protein has translation MVFLTILMLLITFISCDNKLNISNTNAVRFSTEIGRKATANSEWQADDEVGIFMATANVDLDDTPTPVDARFNKKYLADTAFQTSGFTPATAADTLKWDDISNSTATHFDFIAYYPYDENISDPTTVAIDINRSSSEQMTGTADFLWGRADNVQNNTSTVRLKLDHMLSRLIVNISPSTSVDKDAITGGVLSVMVEGTSTQGTFNLDTGALSVTSSVEGIIMKNISHTLSQAEQDAGKRRFEAVLIPVVHSEILLDALKLEFTLDSDTYTWAADSVADEDKHLIHFDKSKQHVYNMTLNTSDEEVAVAELKIEIGDWDESDGGNWAAVKPYSVFFSGNSSTRGSAPEQMFGLKGTQITLPGSGDLEKDTHYVYGWNTQPDGNGTQYVAGDTFVIPDHDVTLYARWLVKIKSVSAGWGFTLILKEDGSLWATGNNISGQLGVGDTNNRSTPVQVWDSTNGDVKMTNVEEVFTKCYYTIIQKKDGSLWAMGNNHYGELGIGENRNTKTIPVQIPTMNDDLIGNPVVSVAVGAFHTMFLKKDETLWATGWNDNGKLGLNDTIDRSTPVPVTLMNTEPSNPVTDVFTGNHYTVMKKKDGTLWATGYNLYGQLGVEDTNNRLSPVQIPTMNTNLDTNPVTTVSTGNAHTMFLKENGELWATGRNWYGQLGLGDSGVLSNRSRPEPVASMNTELDTNPVVAVFTGNHHTIIQKKDGTFWATGLNDYGQLGLGDTNNRKTPVRITSMGSDVVAVSGGENHTMFLKNDGTLWAVGNNDQGQLGIGTALTMTTTPVQVIL, from the coding sequence ATGGTCTTCCTGACCATCCTGATGCTTCTCATCACCTTTATTTCATGCGACAACAAGCTGAATATTTCAAATACCAATGCAGTGCGTTTCAGTACGGAAATCGGACGCAAGGCCACGGCAAATTCCGAATGGCAAGCCGATGATGAAGTCGGCATCTTCATGGCCACCGCCAATGTGGATTTGGATGACACCCCCACCCCTGTGGATGCGCGTTTCAACAAGAAGTATCTGGCTGACACAGCTTTCCAGACTTCCGGCTTCACTCCTGCTACCGCTGCCGATACCTTGAAGTGGGATGACATTTCCAACTCTACCGCTACACACTTCGACTTCATCGCCTACTATCCCTATGATGAAAACATCTCTGACCCTACGACCGTGGCCATAGACATCAACCGGAGTTCCTCGGAACAGATGACCGGGACGGCTGACTTCCTGTGGGGACGCGCCGACAACGTACAGAACAATACCTCGACGGTACGGCTGAAGCTTGACCATATGCTTTCCCGCCTGATTGTCAACATCTCCCCAAGCACGAGCGTCGATAAGGACGCCATCACGGGTGGTGTACTTTCCGTTATGGTCGAAGGCACAAGCACGCAAGGCACGTTCAACCTGGATACCGGAGCCTTGTCAGTCACAAGTTCCGTTGAGGGAATCATCATGAAGAACATCTCCCACACCCTCAGCCAAGCGGAGCAAGATGCAGGCAAGCGCAGGTTTGAAGCGGTACTGATACCTGTGGTTCACTCGGAGATCCTGCTGGATGCTTTGAAACTGGAATTTACCCTGGACTCTGATACATACACATGGGCAGCGGATTCCGTAGCTGACGAAGACAAGCACCTGATTCACTTCGACAAAAGCAAGCAGCATGTCTACAATATGACGCTCAATACGTCTGATGAAGAAGTCGCCGTTGCCGAACTCAAGATTGAGATCGGAGACTGGGATGAAAGTGACGGCGGGAACTGGGCTGCTGTCAAGCCATACAGCGTCTTCTTTTCTGGCAACAGTTCTACACGCGGTTCTGCGCCGGAACAGATGTTCGGCCTTAAAGGAACCCAAATCACACTACCGGGGTCTGGAGACTTGGAAAAGGACACCCATTATGTTTACGGATGGAATACTCAGCCTGATGGCAACGGAACCCAGTATGTCGCCGGTGATACATTCGTGATTCCTGACCATGATGTGACACTGTATGCACGGTGGCTGGTGAAGATCAAGTCAGTCTCCGCCGGATGGGGGTTCACATTAATCCTGAAGGAGGACGGGTCGCTCTGGGCTACTGGAAACAATATTTCGGGTCAATTGGGTGTCGGAGATACGAACAACAGAAGTACGCCCGTGCAGGTCTGGGATTCTACCAATGGTGACGTGAAAATGACTAATGTCGAGGAAGTTTTCACCAAATGCTATTATACAATAATTCAAAAGAAGGACGGGTCGCTCTGGGCGATGGGAAATAACCATTATGGCGAACTGGGTATCGGCGAGAATCGGAATACTAAAACCATTCCCGTTCAGATTCCGACCATGAATGATGATTTGATTGGTAATCCTGTCGTGTCAGTCGCCGTCGGAGCCTTCCATACAATGTTCCTGAAGAAGGACGAGACGCTCTGGGCGACAGGATGGAACGATAATGGCAAACTGGGTCTCAACGATACGATCGACAGAAGCACACCCGTTCCAGTCACGTTAATGAATACTGAGCCGAGCAATCCTGTCACGGATGTCTTTACCGGAAACCACTACACGGTAATGAAGAAGAAGGACGGTACGCTCTGGGCAACGGGATACAACCTGTATGGTCAACTGGGTGTCGAGGATACGAACAACCGTCTTAGTCCCGTACAGATTCCGACCATGAATACTAATCTGGATACTAATCCTGTCACGACGGTCTCCACAGGAAACGCCCATACAATGTTCCTGAAAGAGAACGGGGAACTCTGGGCAACTGGACGTAACTGGTATGGGCAACTGGGTCTAGGTGACAGCGGCGTTCTATCCAACAGAAGCAGGCCCGAGCCGGTTGCATCTATGAATACTGAGCTGGATACCAATCCTGTCGTGGCCGTCTTCACTGGAAACCACCACACAATAATCCAGAAGAAAGACGGGACATTCTGGGCAACCGGATTGAACGATTATGGTCAACTGGGTCTCGGCGATACGAACAACCGAAAGACACCTGTGCGGATCACGTCCATGGGTTCTGATGTCGTGGCTGTTTCTGGTGGAGAAAACCATACGATGTTTCTGAAAAACGACGGGACACTCTGGGCGGTTGGAAACAATGATCAAGGACAACTGGGTATCGGCACAGCACTCACCATGACAACCACACCCGTGCAGGTAATTCTCTGA
- a CDS encoding FprA family A-type flavoprotein — protein sequence MHPDQLAKNIWRVHTRIGTHDLFEGIWPLPEGVLINAYVVKGSRKTALIDFVCDWENGESDLTGQMEEIGVKVADVDYVVINHMEPDHTGALVDFRKKNKTAQIYCTKKAEPLVHHFLRVTDNIHVIEDGEELDLGDRTLVFYETPNIHWPETMMTFERESGILFSCDAFGSFGLFDHTFEDELSEDERELYRQEGERYYSNIVSTFSTFVQKGLAKLAPLPITMVAPSHGVLWRKDIERLFSWYGKLARYMNGPAEEEITLVWSSMYGNTESLLESVKAGVASEGVKLHIFRVPQTHASFILEYAWRSSGLIFGMPTYEYKMFPPMYHVLDILERSRVNKRKVMRFGSFGWSGGAQKQFDQFVETLKWDCVGTVEFQGAPTEEDQKKAFEYAAELARQVKAEVRT from the coding sequence ATGCATCCCGATCAATTAGCCAAGAACATCTGGCGTGTACATACCCGGATTGGAACACATGACCTGTTCGAGGGTATCTGGCCCCTTCCGGAAGGCGTCCTCATCAACGCCTATGTCGTGAAAGGCTCCAGGAAGACAGCCCTGATAGATTTTGTCTGCGACTGGGAGAACGGGGAAAGCGACTTGACCGGACAGATGGAAGAAATCGGCGTGAAGGTCGCCGATGTCGATTATGTGGTCATCAACCACATGGAACCTGACCATACCGGTGCCCTTGTCGATTTTCGCAAGAAGAACAAGACAGCACAGATTTATTGCACGAAGAAAGCGGAACCCCTTGTCCATCATTTTCTCCGTGTCACCGACAATATCCACGTCATCGAGGATGGGGAAGAGCTGGACTTGGGTGACAGGACATTGGTTTTTTATGAAACGCCCAATATCCATTGGCCTGAAACGATGATGACCTTCGAGCGGGAATCAGGCATCCTGTTCTCCTGTGATGCCTTCGGGTCCTTCGGATTGTTCGACCATACATTTGAAGACGAGCTTTCCGAGGATGAAAGGGAACTGTACCGCCAGGAGGGAGAGCGTTATTATTCCAACATAGTCTCGACCTTTTCCACATTCGTCCAGAAAGGGCTTGCAAAATTAGCTCCGCTCCCCATCACCATGGTTGCTCCCAGTCACGGCGTTCTCTGGCGTAAGGATATTGAACGGCTTTTCTCATGGTATGGAAAACTTGCGCGGTATATGAACGGTCCCGCGGAAGAAGAAATCACTCTGGTCTGGAGCAGCATGTACGGCAACACCGAGTCCTTGCTGGAATCGGTGAAGGCCGGAGTTGCGTCAGAGGGCGTGAAACTACACATATTCCGCGTACCCCAGACTCATGCATCGTTCATCCTTGAATACGCATGGCGTTCATCGGGCCTCATATTCGGCATGCCTACGTATGAATACAAGATGTTTCCTCCGATGTACCATGTTTTGGACATCCTTGAACGAAGCCGCGTGAACAAGCGCAAGGTCATGCGTTTTGGTTCCTTCGGCTGGTCGGGTGGGGCTCAGAAGCAGTTCGACCAATTTGTAGAGACATTGAAATGGGATTGCGTCGGTACGGTGGAATTTCAGGGCGCTCCCACGGAAGAAGACCAGAAGAAGGCTTTCGAGTATGCCGCCGAGCTTGCCCGGCAGGTCAAGGCGGAAGTTCGTACATAA
- a CDS encoding M48 family metallopeptidase: MDAASSQARRMVMDGGTMLEYELVRRKGKRTVTIRITPDGLIKVSASYSCTSSFIEDIIRKKYPWIRKVREKMASEAPPWTGEKWNDGMSFFFMGQSVTLRVKRKNTGRPEVFHGTEDDSLVVTVTDDAGQEQVGRVLMSFFRRVALQSYESEVSSILARTGLEHKMVKVKITSSRSRWGSCSNRGTICFSLRSLALPGHLREYLVLHEVAHLVHMNHGTGFKTFLTTYMPDWKVREKEMQGWQVASRTYT; this comes from the coding sequence ATGGATGCTGCGTCTTCCCAAGCCCGCCGCATGGTCATGGATGGCGGAACTATGCTTGAGTATGAGCTGGTTCGCCGGAAAGGAAAACGCACAGTCACTATCAGGATAACTCCTGATGGCCTGATAAAGGTGTCTGCGTCATATTCCTGCACATCTTCTTTCATTGAGGATATCATCAGGAAAAAATATCCATGGATTAGGAAAGTCAGGGAAAAAATGGCTTCGGAAGCTCCTCCGTGGACAGGAGAGAAGTGGAATGACGGGATGTCTTTCTTTTTCATGGGACAGTCTGTTACACTTCGGGTCAAAAGGAAGAATACTGGTCGGCCAGAGGTCTTTCATGGGACAGAGGATGATTCCTTGGTCGTCACGGTGACAGATGATGCCGGGCAGGAGCAGGTCGGACGTGTTCTCATGTCATTTTTCCGCAGGGTCGCCTTGCAATCCTATGAAAGTGAAGTATCGTCTATTCTGGCGCGTACTGGTCTGGAACATAAGATGGTGAAAGTGAAAATCACTTCTTCCCGTTCCCGCTGGGGTAGTTGCTCGAACCGTGGGACGATTTGTTTTTCCTTGAGGTCACTGGCGCTTCCCGGACATCTGAGGGAATACCTGGTTCTTCATGAAGTCGCCCATCTTGTCCATATGAATCATGGTACGGGCTTCAAAACCTTCCTTACCACGTACATGCCAGACTGGAAAGTCAGGGAAAAAGAAATGCAAGGCTGGCAAGTGGCCAGCCGGACATATACCTGA
- a CDS encoding lysine exporter LysO family protein → MSTFLYMASLIGFLLLGIFLGRLCAGKEWVGRMLPRVRTAALWLLLFMMGISTGSIEGIMDMLSRMGIIGLASAILAIIGSVMLTSLLLLFPSPPAQTDGGTGFSHENETNAFLTGDDPHGLRRAWHIFKEPLLLLGIVLGGITCGVTTGGAWFDSRWISILLRFMMVLVGMLLMGQGIRFSHLLVSPRLLFIPLCTIAGSVGAALLLIPFTGGHAGQSMAITAGLGWYSLSSVMITDFGLPVIGTISLLANLMRETLAFFLIPLFGRFGRKTLPLALTSAAATTMDVTLPLISSNFGAASVGIAIYNGIVTSIAVPFLIPLVLGIGA, encoded by the coding sequence ATGTCTACCTTCCTTTACATGGCTTCACTGATTGGGTTTCTACTCCTTGGTATTTTCCTCGGCAGATTGTGTGCCGGAAAAGAATGGGTAGGGCGCATGTTGCCGCGCGTCCGGACAGCCGCTCTCTGGCTGCTCCTGTTCATGATGGGTATTAGCACGGGTTCCATCGAGGGCATAATGGACATGCTTTCACGCATGGGAATCATTGGGCTTGCGTCCGCTATCCTTGCAATCATTGGTTCCGTCATGCTGACAAGTCTCCTGCTTCTGTTCCCGTCCCCGCCTGCTCAGACGGATGGCGGAACAGGGTTCTCCCATGAGAATGAGACAAACGCATTTCTGACAGGAGATGACCCGCATGGCCTCAGGAGGGCGTGGCATATCTTCAAGGAACCCTTGTTGCTTCTTGGCATCGTGCTGGGGGGCATTACATGTGGCGTGACGACCGGAGGCGCATGGTTTGATTCCCGCTGGATATCCATACTCCTTCGTTTTATGATGGTTCTTGTGGGGATGCTCCTGATGGGGCAGGGCATACGGTTTTCCCATCTCCTTGTTTCTCCCCGGCTGCTTTTCATTCCCCTGTGTACCATTGCAGGAAGTGTGGGCGCGGCGTTGCTCTTGATTCCATTCACCGGCGGCCATGCCGGGCAGTCCATGGCCATCACTGCTGGTCTGGGTTGGTATTCCTTGAGCAGCGTGATGATAACCGACTTCGGACTTCCTGTGATCGGGACAATTTCACTCTTGGCCAACCTGATGCGAGAGACGCTCGCGTTCTTTCTCATTCCTCTTTTTGGCCGCTTCGGACGGAAGACTTTGCCCCTTGCCCTGACCAGTGCCGCGGCGACCACGATGGATGTCACGCTGCCCTTGATAAGCTCCAACTTTGGCGCGGCGTCCGTGGGGATTGCCATTTATAACGGCATCGTCACATCAATCGCTGTTCCTTTCCTGATTCCCCTTGTTCTGGGGATAGGAGCGTGA